A region of bacterium DNA encodes the following proteins:
- a CDS encoding gluconate 5-dehydrogenase: EELVGAAIWLASQRASSFVTGAVIRVDGGFTAMTI; encoded by the coding sequence GGAGGAACTGGTGGGCGCAGCCATATGGCTGGCTTCCCAAAGAGCCTCGTCCTTTGTCACCGGCGCCGTGATCCGGGTGGATGGCGGATTTACCGCCATGACCATCTGA